A single window of Malus sylvestris chromosome 5, drMalSylv7.2, whole genome shotgun sequence DNA harbors:
- the LOC126623701 gene encoding probable carboxylesterase 12: MDFSSLNPSMRNDIAYDFSPLIKIYKDGRIERLTGTTKLPPSLDHQTGVESKDAVISQEPALSGRLYLPTKSTTNSPDKKLPLLVYIHGGGFVVETAFSPIYHTHLNVLVAQANAVAVSVDYRLAPEHSLPAAYNDAWAAIKWVASHSEGKGSEEWLNRHADFQRVFFAGDSAGANIAHHMGLRVGSEGLSGVKLNGIVLVHPYFWGTEPIGAESALPPIAREYMAGLWRVAYPLTSGSDDPFLNPGKDPKLGELGCEKVLVCVGEKDVLKERGCNYSEVLKKSGWKGAVEVIEAKGENHVFHLFNPTCDNAVAMFKKIVSFIN, encoded by the coding sequence ATGGACTTCTCTTCATTGAATCCAAGCATGCGTAACGATATAGCCTATGATTTCTCTCCTCTCATCAAAATCTACAAAGATGGTCGAATTGAGCGGCTCACCGGCACAACCAAGCTTCCTCCATCCCTTGATCACCAAACTGGAGTCGAATCCAAAGACGCTGTGATCTCACAAGAACCAGCATTGTCCGGAAGGCTTTACCTCCCCACCAAATCCACCACCAACTCACCCGATAAAAAACTCCCTCTTCTTGTTTACATCCACGGAGGCGGTTTCGTGGTTGAAACTGCATTTTCTCCAATTTATCACACCCACCTTAACGTACTAGTTGCTCAGGCCAATGCTGTCGCTGTCTCGGTTGACTACAGGCTAGCCCCAGAGCACTCTCTGCCAGCTGCTTACAATGATGCATGGGCTGCTATCAAATGGGTTGCTTCCCATTCTGAGGGGAAGGGCTCCGAAGAGTGGCTAAATCGCCACGCAGATTTTCAGCGCGTGTTTTTTGCAGGTGACAGCGCTGGAGCTAACATAGCTCACCACATGGGATTGAGAGTAGGGTCCGAGGGGTTGAGTGGTGTTAAGCTGAATGGCATTGTGTTGGTGCATCCATATTTTTGGGGAACAGAGCCGATTGGGGCAGAATCGGCTCTGCCCCCTATTGCAAGAGAGTATATGGCTGGTTTGTGGCGTGTGGCGTACCCCTTGACAAGTGGATCCGATGACCCGTTTTTGAATCCTGGTAAGGATCCAAAATTGGGGGAATTAGGCTGTGAGAAAGTGCTGGTTTGTGTTGGAGAGAAAGATGTCTTGAAAGAAAGGGGATGCAATTATAGTGAGGTACTAAAAAAGAGTGGATGGAAAGGGGCTGTGGAGGTCATCGAAGCAAAGGGGGAGAACCATGTGTTCCATTTGTTCAATCCCACTTGTGACAATGCTGTGGCAATgttcaaaaaaattgtttctttcattaattaa